A part of Magnetospirillum sp. ME-1 genomic DNA contains:
- the paaG gene encoding 2-(1,2-epoxy-1,2-dihydrophenyl)acetyl-CoA isomerase PaaG, with protein MTETILVARSGDVTTITLNRPERINAFNVAMHGALRSAIAHVAEDGTRCLVITGAGRGFCAGQDLSDRVSKPGDPPPDLGESLDARYNPLIRSLKALPMPVIAAVNGIAAGAGANLALASDIVVAARSAAFVQSFCKVGLVPDSGGTWTLPRLVGNARATALMMLGDKVTAEQAAQWGMIWQCVDDDKLLPVVLAMAARLAAQPTKGLALMKKALARSGANTLDAQLDLERDLQAEAGRTHDYAEGVRAFMEKRPPRFGGR; from the coding sequence ATGACCGAGACGATTCTGGTCGCCCGTTCCGGCGACGTCACCACCATCACCTTGAACCGTCCCGAACGCATCAACGCCTTCAACGTGGCCATGCACGGCGCGTTGCGCTCCGCCATCGCCCATGTGGCGGAGGACGGTACCCGCTGTCTGGTGATCACCGGGGCGGGCCGGGGCTTTTGCGCCGGCCAGGATCTGTCCGACCGGGTGTCGAAGCCCGGTGATCCGCCCCCCGACCTGGGGGAATCGCTGGACGCCCGCTACAACCCGCTGATCCGCAGCCTGAAGGCTCTGCCCATGCCGGTGATCGCCGCCGTCAACGGCATCGCCGCCGGCGCCGGGGCCAATCTGGCCCTGGCCTCGGACATCGTGGTGGCGGCCAGATCCGCCGCCTTCGTCCAGAGTTTCTGCAAGGTGGGCCTGGTCCCCGATTCGGGCGGCACCTGGACCCTGCCGCGTCTGGTGGGCAACGCCCGGGCCACGGCGCTGATGATGCTGGGCGACAAGGTGACCGCCGAGCAGGCCGCCCAGTGGGGCATGATCTGGCAATGTGTCGATGACGATAAGCTCCTGCCCGTCGTGCTGGCCATGGCCGCCCGGCTGGCGGCCCAGCCGACAAAGGGCCTCGCTTTGATGAAGAAGGCCCTGGCCCGCTCGGGCGCCAATACCCTGGATGCCCAGCTGGACCTGGAGCGCGATCTCCAGGCCGAGGCGGGGCGCACCCACGACTATGCCGAGGGGGTGCGGGCCTTCATGGAAAAGCGCCCGCCCAGGTTCGGGGGGCGGTGA
- a CDS encoding thiamine pyrophosphate-dependent enzyme codes for MAERSFQHEIGLLRLGEGETFRGEGILAVTKALLQSGVTYVGGYQGAPVSHLMDVLIDAEDLLGELGVHVEAATNEAGAAALLAASLAYPVRGAVTWKSVVGTNVASDALSNLASPGVIGGALIIIGEDYGDGASVIQERSHAFAMKSSLWLLDPRPHLPTIVHMVEKGFELSEASNTPVMVELRIKACHVTGSFKTKANRPGAALQAPAAFDYGRLSHPPSTFAHEEAKVAHRLPAARAFIREHKLNETFPGSRSDVGIIVQGGLYNSLMRALAKLGLADALGHSQIPIYCLNVTWPLVPEEVSEFCAGKDAVLMVEEGTPEYLEQTLSLMMRQADIQTKLSGKDCLPQAGEYTADVLAAGLAKFLGSEPAQAIVNRVDERRKAASTLLDKELPGRPPGFCTGCPERPVFSALKLAQKEVGQTHVSADIGCHSFGTLPPFSMGNSILGFGMSLASSAAVGAVTGKRPVAVMGDGGFWHNGIISGVAGNLFNKGDGVLVILQNGYTSATGQQFMPSTLAEGHRNETPMDIEATLKVMGVTWLRKVRSYSVATMRETLKDAIKGAGKGLRVIIADGECQLARQRRVKAEDAARLKAGERVVRVRYGVDDDICSGDHACIRLSGCPSLTIKPNPDPLRDDPVASVIQSCVGCGLCGEVAHAAALCPSFWRAEVISNPTRFDLWLDGVRRRVIGWMQGRAGA; via the coding sequence ATGGCCGAACGGTCGTTCCAGCATGAAATAGGATTGCTGCGCTTAGGCGAAGGAGAGACCTTCCGGGGCGAGGGCATTCTGGCCGTCACCAAGGCGTTGCTGCAATCGGGCGTCACCTATGTGGGCGGCTACCAGGGCGCGCCCGTCTCCCATCTGATGGACGTGCTGATCGACGCCGAGGATTTGCTGGGCGAGCTGGGCGTGCATGTGGAAGCCGCCACCAACGAAGCCGGCGCCGCCGCCCTGCTGGCCGCCTCGCTGGCCTATCCCGTGCGGGGTGCCGTCACCTGGAAGTCGGTGGTGGGCACCAACGTGGCCTCGGATGCCCTGTCCAACCTGGCCTCGCCCGGCGTCATCGGCGGCGCGCTGATCATCATCGGCGAGGATTACGGCGACGGGGCCAGCGTCATCCAGGAGCGCAGCCACGCCTTCGCCATGAAGTCGTCCCTGTGGCTGTTGGACCCGCGCCCCCATTTGCCCACCATCGTCCACATGGTGGAGAAGGGCTTCGAACTGTCGGAAGCCAGCAACACGCCGGTGATGGTGGAGTTGCGCATCAAGGCCTGCCATGTCACCGGCAGCTTCAAGACCAAGGCCAACAGGCCGGGCGCGGCGCTGCAGGCCCCCGCCGCCTTCGATTACGGGCGGCTGTCCCATCCGCCCAGCACCTTCGCCCACGAGGAGGCCAAGGTGGCGCATCGCCTGCCGGCGGCCAGGGCCTTCATCCGCGAGCATAAGCTCAACGAAACGTTCCCCGGCAGCCGTTCGGATGTGGGCATCATCGTCCAGGGCGGCCTTTACAATTCCCTGATGCGGGCGCTGGCCAAGCTGGGTCTGGCCGACGCGCTGGGCCATTCCCAGATCCCCATCTACTGCCTCAACGTCACCTGGCCGCTGGTGCCGGAAGAAGTTTCGGAATTCTGCGCCGGCAAGGACGCGGTGCTGATGGTCGAGGAAGGCACGCCGGAATATCTGGAGCAGACCCTGTCGCTGATGATGCGTCAGGCCGATATCCAGACCAAGCTTTCGGGCAAGGACTGCCTGCCCCAGGCCGGCGAGTACACCGCCGACGTGCTGGCCGCCGGGCTGGCCAAGTTCCTGGGCTCGGAACCCGCCCAGGCCATCGTCAACAGGGTTGACGAGCGGCGCAAGGCCGCCTCCACCCTGCTGGACAAGGAGCTGCCCGGCCGTCCGCCCGGCTTTTGCACCGGCTGTCCCGAGCGCCCGGTGTTCAGCGCCCTGAAGCTGGCCCAGAAGGAGGTGGGGCAGACTCACGTTTCCGCCGATATCGGCTGCCATTCCTTCGGCACCCTGCCGCCCTTTTCCATGGGCAACTCCATCCTAGGCTTCGGCATGAGCCTCGCCTCTTCGGCGGCGGTGGGCGCGGTCACCGGCAAGCGCCCCGTTGCGGTGATGGGCGACGGCGGCTTCTGGCACAACGGCATCATTTCGGGCGTCGCCGGCAATCTCTTCAACAAGGGCGACGGGGTGCTGGTCATCTTGCAGAACGGCTACACCTCGGCGACGGGACAGCAGTTCATGCCCTCGACGCTGGCCGAGGGGCATCGCAACGAAACCCCCATGGACATCGAGGCGACGCTGAAGGTCATGGGGGTGACGTGGCTGAGGAAGGTGCGCTCCTACTCGGTCGCCACCATGCGCGAAACGCTGAAGGACGCCATCAAGGGAGCGGGCAAGGGCCTGCGCGTCATCATCGCCGACGGCGAATGCCAACTGGCCCGCCAGCGAAGGGTGAAGGCCGAGGACGCCGCCAGGCTGAAGGCGGGGGAACGGGTGGTGCGGGTGCGCTACGGCGTCGACGACGACATCTGTTCCGGCGACCACGCCTGCATCCGGCTGTCGGGCTGCCCGTCGCTGACCATCAAGCCCAACCCCGACCCGTTAAGGGACGATCCGGTGGCCTCGGTGATCCAGTCCTGCGTCGGCTGCGGCCTGTGCGGCGAGGTGGCCCACGCCGCAGCACTCTGTCCCTCCTTCTGGCGGGCCGAGGTGATCTCGAACCCCACTCGCTTCGACCTCTGGCTGGACGGAGTACGCCGCCGGGTGATCGGCTGGATGCAGGGGAGGGCCGGCGCATGA
- a CDS encoding indolepyruvate oxidoreductase subunit beta family protein, with the protein MSRVQRPLCLVVAAMGGEGGGVLTDWIVEAANASGLAVQSTSVPGVAQRTGATTYYVEIFPTPLAELGDAEPILALSPSAGEVDLIVATELMEAARSVTRGWSDPERTHLIASTHRVHAVAEKMEMGDGRYESEQLLAAIAAGTSDRLLFDMEQAARQAGCVINAVLLGAVAGSGRLPIAPETFEAQIVASGKAVESNLKGFRLGLAAAQGEVPAAAPASHKRPHADVAGAEAVFARLDTLPPSARAVAAEGVKRLVAYQDARYARLYAERLEALAAVTGDEALLARVAKYLAVRMSFEDVIHVARLKTAPERLERIRAEIAARPGQPVVVKDFLKPGLEEVCALLPGFLARPILDAAHRGGWADKVAWGRQVNANGILGYLSLRLLAGLKPWRRFSHRFAQEQAGIEDWLAAVSAAARLSPALGVEVADCARLIKGYGETWRRGTANFQRIRDSVIAPAAAGRWPLAFALDAVANARAAALADPEGARLDRTLAAIAEKAAA; encoded by the coding sequence ATGAGCCGGGTCCAACGTCCCCTGTGCCTGGTCGTCGCCGCCATGGGCGGCGAGGGCGGCGGCGTGCTCACCGACTGGATCGTCGAGGCGGCCAACGCCTCGGGCCTCGCGGTGCAGAGCACTTCGGTGCCGGGCGTCGCCCAGCGCACCGGCGCCACCACCTATTACGTCGAGATCTTCCCCACCCCCCTGGCCGAGCTGGGCGATGCCGAGCCCATCCTGGCCCTGTCGCCATCGGCGGGCGAGGTGGATCTGATCGTCGCCACCGAGCTGATGGAGGCGGCGCGCAGCGTGACGCGGGGCTGGTCCGACCCTGAGCGCACCCATCTGATCGCCTCGACCCACCGCGTCCACGCGGTGGCCGAGAAGATGGAGATGGGCGACGGCCGCTATGAGTCCGAGCAATTGCTGGCCGCCATCGCCGCCGGCACAAGCGACCGCCTGCTGTTCGACATGGAACAGGCGGCGAGGCAGGCGGGCTGCGTCATCAACGCCGTGCTGCTGGGCGCGGTGGCGGGCAGCGGCCGTCTGCCCATCGCGCCGGAAACCTTCGAGGCGCAGATCGTCGCCTCGGGCAAGGCGGTGGAAAGCAACCTGAAGGGCTTCCGCCTCGGTCTGGCGGCGGCCCAGGGCGAGGTCCCCGCCGCCGCGCCCGCCTCCCACAAGCGCCCCCATGCCGACGTGGCGGGGGCCGAGGCGGTGTTCGCCCGGCTCGACACCCTGCCGCCATCGGCCCGCGCCGTGGCCGCAGAGGGCGTGAAGCGTCTGGTCGCCTATCAGGATGCCCGCTACGCCCGCCTTTACGCCGAGCGGCTGGAAGCCCTGGCCGCTGTCACCGGCGACGAGGCTTTGCTGGCCCGCGTCGCCAAGTATCTGGCGGTGCGCATGAGCTTCGAGGACGTCATCCATGTGGCGCGCCTCAAGACCGCGCCCGAGCGCCTGGAGCGCATCCGCGCCGAAATCGCCGCCCGGCCCGGCCAGCCGGTGGTGGTCAAGGATTTCCTCAAGCCCGGACTGGAGGAGGTCTGCGCCCTGCTGCCCGGCTTCCTGGCGCGACCCATCCTCGATGCCGCCCACCGGGGCGGCTGGGCCGACAAGGTCGCCTGGGGACGCCAGGTCAACGCCAACGGCATCCTGGGCTATCTCTCGCTGCGCCTGCTGGCGGGGTTGAAGCCCTGGCGGCGCTTCTCCCACCGCTTCGCCCAGGAGCAGGCGGGGATCGAGGACTGGCTGGCCGCGGTGAGCGCGGCGGCCCGCCTGTCGCCCGCCTTAGGAGTCGAAGTGGCAGACTGCGCCCGCCTGATCAAGGGCTATGGCGAGACCTGGAGGCGCGGCACCGCCAACTTCCAGCGCATCCGCGACTCGGTCATCGCGCCCGCCGCCGCCGGACGCTGGCCGCTGGCCTTCGCGCTCGACGCCGTCGCCAACGCGCGGGCCGCCGCCCTGGCCGACCCGGAAGGCGCACGCCTGGACCGCACCCTGGCCGCCATCGCGGAGAAGGCGGCGGCCTGA